A genomic segment from Gossypium hirsutum isolate 1008001.06 chromosome D04, Gossypium_hirsutum_v2.1, whole genome shotgun sequence encodes:
- the LOC107927560 gene encoding uncharacterized protein, translating to MFDVWLGVILLHPYFLPCLLLILAVIAILSLKRGIEISHQFPILFFFFCPHPLPTFPNFFPSRFLLLLLLRKASLDRARLDNSRIGLNISWNQSGMGPDFRVLVRKSRKQAKQYHRLYKWCMAFWCISTGCWIR from the exons atgtttg acgtttggttgggtgtaatccTATTACACCCCTATTTCCTTCCATGTCTGTTACTGATATTGGCTGTAATAGCCATTCTGAGTTTGAAGCGGGGAATAGAGATTTCCCATCAATTcccaattttatttttctttttctgccCTCATCCTCTCCCGACGTTTCCCAATTTTTTCCCTTCCAGATTTCTACTTCTTCTTCTACTACG GAAAGCTAGTTTAGATCGAGCACGCCTTGACAACAGTAGGATCGGGTTAAACATCTCTTGGAATCAAag TGGTATGGGccctgattttcgagttttggttCGGAAAAGTAGAAAGCAGGCAAAACAGTATCATAGATTGTATAAG tGGTGTATGGCCTTTTGGTGTATCTCTACTGGTTGCTGGATACGATGA